The window aatctgaaaataaaaaggtagATCGGGAATTCTATTTGAGTTGTTCGGGTCACCAACTCAACCAGACCAACCCAACTCGTGTATACCTCTAGTTTGAATCTCTCGTCCCAcgtactttttttttacaagaacGAGCACTCTAGCACTTAAGTGAAACACACATAAAATAGAGAGAATTCAGTTAGAAAACTTTCTTTTCAAAGACTAAAAATATTACCGAGATCGAAAGATGGTTTAAAGATCAACAGAATCGAACTCTTTGAATACTATAACCGTTTGAAGAAAAGTTTGAACGTTTGTACCGAAACGTTCGGCATACAATTCTTAAGAGTGGGAGCCATGGCAGTGCCATCCTCCTAAGGGAATTCTTCTCAGCTAGCTTTGAACACATAATAATGGAGCAAAAATGAAAGGGAGACAAGACAAGTTGGGGATagagaaagggaaaaggaTGGATGTGGTTAGATAGGGTTTGGACGACGTCATGAACCGGTAGGATTCGTAGGCGAAGTCGGAAGCTGCTACACGACACTCTGGAGAGACTATCTTATTGAGAAGTACAAATGGTTAGACTCAAATCCTCCAACGATCAACAAAACGAGCCAATCTAACAAGATTGACAAACCAAAATCTTTCTAGTCTTAACGAGCAGATGCCTAAAATTGGGATAAATGGAAATTTTATCGATAAGACCCTCGACCAACGAGAAAGGCTCTGACTCAGTGCAACAACAAACACTAGCTTGACACGAGATACTTCGAGAAGTTGGATCTATAGTCAAACAACTACCAAATGTAGCTCGCGTCCTCGGACTCGTGCACTAAAATCTTTCTAGCCCTCACAAGTTATCAGCTATGCAAACACCATGACACCCAAAGGACATAACCAATAAGATCAATAAGTTGGAAGGCCGATTTGAGAAAACCCGAGCGGATTCCTATATTTCAACCAGTTTAATAATGTTTATCGTAATCTTCAAATGTATTTACGTTCGATAAAACATCATAAATCGAACAATATTGTACATttctgaattaaaaaaaaaaaaaaaaaaaaaaaaaaaaaaaaaaaaaaaaaaaaaaaaaaaaaaaaaaNaaaattaattaagaataaagaagtgtaaatattttaaaataaaaagaataaataaataaacaaatgcCTAAAAATTTCTATTCGAACCGGCGTTTGGACCGCCAAAAAACCCCATGAGATTGCTTCTATACGGCAGAAACGATTTCcgtttattaatttctttctccGCTCTATTTCTCGTGTACAACCGCTCGTGATAACACGACGCCGTTTCCCCTTTCGTCCGCTTCCCTCCCTTCCGATTCTCCGCCGCCTTCTCTCCGCCGCTCTCCGAAGAATCGCTTCTGAGAAACACAAACGCCTCCTTCCCATCGCTGCTACTCCGCCGAATCTTCTCTCCAAACCTCCACAGCTTCGAGAATCCCGTCGAGTGGCTCTTCTTCCCCAGCGTCGTCGGCGCCGCCGAAGCCGACCACTCATCCGGCGAAACATTACTCCGATTCTCAGTCGGAGAAATCAATTCCTCCATGAAAAGGTTCTTCAACGGCGGGCGTACGGCCTGCGGTTCCTTCGTCTTCGCCTCAATCGCCAGGGGAAAAACAGAGCGAATCTGGCCGTTAAGGAAGGCGTCTTCGGCGCTGATCGGAGAGCGATCTGgattcaaagaaagaaaagagaaatcgTCGAGTTCGTTGTCTTGGATTCGGTCTGTTAGGGTTTGTTGTTGGAGTTCTTGCATTGTTCCAGAGATATGGAGGTCGGAGCAGAGAGAACTAATGGCGGATTTATTTGAAGATGGGATAAAGCAGAGGGAGGGGACGGGGAAATCGAGAAAGGGAGAGGAAGCCGCGTAGTCTAAGCTATTTAAATCAATTCCCAACCATACTATTTTGGCTTTGTTCATACGCCTTGCTTTAcctttcactttttttaacttttatctaaaaaaaattaaatttttttaaatgaaaatagttaatatttatttaaaatatatattaaaaaaatttaatagtattttttaaacaccaAGACCATAATATTTAccaatatttcataaattattattaaataatattattttagaaagttcacgtatttttaaaatataccaCTAACCATAGTCTGTatattgaagatttttttattttttatttatatatatatatagttaatatttatttaaagtatatatttaaaaaaattaatagtattttttaaacataaaaacgaaaatatttattaatatttcataaattattattaaataatattattttaaaaagtttcagagtatttttaaaacataataacttgaagatttttttattttttatttatatatatatagttaatattt is drawn from Cucurbita pepo subsp. pepo cultivar mu-cu-16 chromosome LG09, ASM280686v2, whole genome shotgun sequence and contains these coding sequences:
- the LOC111802044 gene encoding uncharacterized protein LOC111802044 codes for the protein MQELQQQTLTDRIQDNELDDFSFLSLNPDRSPISAEDAFLNGQIRSVFPLAIEAKTKEPQAVRPPLKNLFMEELISPTENRSNVSPDEWSASAAPTTLGKKSHSTGFSKLWRFGEKIRRSSSDGKEAFVFLRSDSSESGGEKAAENRKGGKRTKGETASCYHERLYTRNRAEKEINKRKSFLPYRSNLMGFFGGPNAGSNRNF